CCAGATATTTGATCGACTCGGCGGTCTCGGGCGTGGTTTCAATGTAGCGGATGCGGACGTGGTTGACGAACTGGGAGTAGATGCGGCGGATGATGCGGAAATCTTCCTCGGTGTCGGCCCCCACCGTCACCCGGTCCGGGCGGCGCGACTTTTCGACGGCGTCCCCTTCGGGCAAAAATTCGGGGTTGGAGGCCACGCCGGCGTTGGGCACGTTGAACTCGCGCAGTTTGCGCTCCAACTGGCGGGCCGTGCCAATCGGCACTGTGCTCTTGTTGACCAGCACCACCCGCCGCGTATCCTGGCGCTTGGCCAACAACTCGCAAATATGATCGACCGCTTTGAAGTAGAAGCTCAGGTCAGACGAGCCGTCGGGCTTGGGCGGCGTGGGCAGGCACAGAAAGATGGCGTCGGTGCCTTCGAGGATCGGGGTCAGATCGTTGCAGAAGAACAGGTAGCGATCCATGTTCTCGGCAATGATGCTCACCAGGCCCGGCTCGTTGACGTAGCGTTCGATCGGGTCACGCTGGGCGGTGCGATAGGCGGCGAGACGGGCCTCGTCAATATCGTAAGCATAGACTTCGTGGCCGTACTCTGAACAGACTGCGGCGTGGGTCAGCCCCACGAAGCCCGTTCCAGCAACAATGATTTTCATCGTAACTCCTTAGTTGTATAGAGCTTGTCCGTAAGCGCCGAAGGTTTCGCCGCCGAAGACGGGGGAACGTTGTGTTACGGACAGCCCTAAATTTTCAAAATCCGGCAAGGCATACTGCCAGACGCGAAATCTAACATATCACGCATACTCTGGCAAGGCGCGGCTGGTAAACCTTCCGTAAAGGTTGGCGGATTCTTGTTTGCCGCCCTCCCCCTTTTCCAGTAAGATCACGCCGTCATTCACTGTTCACCATCCACTGTTCACTATTCCCTTGCTCTCTGCCGTCGTCCTCACCCTCAACGAAGAAAAGCATCTCGCCGACTGCCTGGCCAGCCTGCGCTGGGCCGACGAGATTGTCGTCTTTGATTCTTTCAGCGCCGACCGGACCGCCGACATCACCCGCAGTTTCGAGGCCCGTTTCATTCAGCATCGCTTTGCCAACTATGCTTCGCAACGCAACGCGGCCCTGGAAGCCGCAGCCGGCGACTGGGTCTTGTTCGTGGACGCCGACGAGCGAGTAACGGCTGAACTGGCCGACGAAGCCCGGCTCGTGGTTCAAAAGCCGGGGCCGGTCGGCTGGTGGGTTCCCCGTCACAACTACATCTTCGGCAAACTCACCCTGCACGCCGGCTGGTATCCCGACTATCAACTGCGTCTGCTCAAACGCGCTCACGCCCGCTACGACCCGGCGCGGCACGTCCACGAACTGGTGCGGCTGGACGGCGCAGAAGGCTTTTTGCAGAGCCCGCTCGTTCACTTGAACTACGAAACCGTGCCGGAGTTCATTGTGAAACAACATGCTTACACAAAATACGACGCCGGAATTTTATACGCTCAGGGCCGGCGGGCCAGGCCACATAATTTTGCGCTTCAACCGCTCAGGCAGTTTTACTGGCGCTTTGTCACCCTCGGCGGCTGGCGCGACGGCTGGCACGGCCTGCGCTTGAGCGCGCTCATGGCCTATTTTCAATTTGTGCTGTACCGGAATTTGCAACTCCTTCAAGACCGTAAGAGCCTGTTTTGAAATTGTAGGGCGAATTGACAATTTGCCCTGCAAAAATCGGCCAAAACTCGATAACTGGAAATGAGGTAAAATCCGGCCAGACCGACGCGGTCTTGAAGACCGTGTCGGTCTAAGGACAGCCGTAACGGATGAACCCGGATCTTAACCGGCCAGTGCTGGTTCTCAACGCCAATTACGAGCCGCTGAACGTGTGCGACACCAAACGCGCCATCGGTCTGCTCGTCACGGGCAAAGCCGAACTCATGGTGAACGGGCGCGGACACTTTCACACAGCCCGCATGACATACCCGGCCCCGTCGGTCATCCGCCTGGAAAAGATGATCCGGCGGCCCAGGCCGCGCGTCAAACTCTCCAAACGCGAAATCTTCCGCCGCGACAATTACACCTGCCAGTATTGTGGCCGCCAGCCTCCTCACCTGACCATTGATCACATCATCCCCCGGCACCGGGGCGGCGGCCACCATTGGGACAATTTGGTGACGGCCTGCCCAGCCTGCAACCGGCGCAAGGGTGGCAAGACGGCGGGCGAGGCCCAAATGTCTCTCAAGCACAAACCCGGCGAGCCGCCAGCCACCGCCGCCTATCTCTTTGGCCGTCACCTCAAAGAGAATAGCGAGTGGGAGAAATACATCACCGGCTGGTAGGCCCTCACCCCCGGCCCGCCTTCGGGCGTCCCGTTTGAACCCCACCAAACAGGAGAGGGGAGAATCAGCCTGCAATTTCCAACAACGCGTACAATCCGCCAGAGACGACGTTGTGGCCGCCGAGGAGAATGGGAATGGGCGCGGACACAACGGCCTCGGTCAACCGCCTCAACCGGTCATCGGTGATGAGGCCGGGGCGGCCCAGGTCGGAGGCAAAACGATCCGCCGCCGACGGCCAAACCTGGTGATGAGCCAGGTAGACCCGGGTGTCAAACAGAACCAGGTCGCTGGTCTGAGCCAACCGGGCCACAAACTCCGCTTCGCCAATCCGGCTGATGTGATCGGCGACGAACGAATACACTTGCCCGGTCTCCTGCCGCCGGTTCGCCACCATCCCCCGCTCTTCCGATAGCACCCGCGTCCAGAGCCGCGCTTTAGATTCCAATAAGCTCCAGGCCGTCGCCGAAACCCGGCCAATCATCGTCACCCGGCTTCCTGGCGCGCGCAAAATTTCGACGGCGCGTTGAACCGGCCCCAGGTTGAGTTCCGGGTTCAACGTGTCGAGCAGGCGGCGAAGGTTGGGCGGCGTGTTTGAATGCAAGGCCAGGACCTGCAAATCAAACGGCGTATCAATGTCGAGTCGGGTGGCGGCTGAGGGCGGCAACGAGGTGACGGCATAACCGGCAGACTCGCGCATCCGCCAGGCCGTCATGTTGTCACGCTCCAGCCAGTCGGCAATGCCGGCCACCGTTTCGGCTTCCGTAAACGCCACCCAATCCGCCGAGTGAACGTTGTTGGTGACGGCGGCACGCCCTTCTGCCTCCGCGACTGTTGAAACGACTTGCGCCACGGCGTCCGCTGAAAGTAACGGCATGCCGCCTGCGCCCAGGTATAGCACCCGGCTCAGTTGCCGCCGCTGAATGATCCCGGTCAGGCGTTCGCCAAAGTGAAAAGCCCCGCCCGGCGGGTCAACGTCCCATTGCAGTTTGTCACTGTCGGGCAAGGTCATCTGCGCCTGCTCGGCGGCGGGCGCGGCGACGATGATTTGCGACACTTCAGGCGATTGTTGCAACATGCGGCAAACATCGGCCAAGG
This Chloroflexota bacterium DNA region includes the following protein-coding sequences:
- a CDS encoding HNH endonuclease, with the translated sequence MNPDLNRPVLVLNANYEPLNVCDTKRAIGLLVTGKAELMVNGRGHFHTARMTYPAPSVIRLEKMIRRPRPRVKLSKREIFRRDNYTCQYCGRQPPHLTIDHIIPRHRGGGHHWDNLVTACPACNRRKGGKTAGEAQMSLKHKPGEPPATAAYLFGRHLKENSEWEKYITGW
- a CDS encoding glycosyltransferase family 2 protein; the protein is MPPSPFSSKITPSFTVHHPLFTIPLLSAVVLTLNEEKHLADCLASLRWADEIVVFDSFSADRTADITRSFEARFIQHRFANYASQRNAALEAAAGDWVLFVDADERVTAELADEARLVVQKPGPVGWWVPRHNYIFGKLTLHAGWYPDYQLRLLKRAHARYDPARHVHELVRLDGAEGFLQSPLVHLNYETVPEFIVKQHAYTKYDAGILYAQGRRARPHNFALQPLRQFYWRFVTLGGWRDGWHGLRLSALMAYFQFVLYRNLQLLQDRKSLF